A genomic segment from Lignipirellula cremea encodes:
- a CDS encoding RNA polymerase sigma factor: MDDSHLLPPNHLNATNSRLLSAARADDPDSWRELTGIYSPVVRFWITRAGIRSKSDVADILQDVFIAVANNLRTFQREQGIAKFRAWLKAVTQSKINDHFRGKGKHPDAVGGSAAAFQLGNLPAKQSEEESDGAAENEWEQPEKTILTQAALASLRSEFRENTWKAFWRTAVDGCNATEVADELGVSSASVRKAKSRVLQRLREVLAELGLE; this comes from the coding sequence ATGGACGACTCTCATCTTTTGCCTCCCAACCACCTCAACGCCACCAACTCGCGTTTGTTGAGCGCCGCCCGAGCGGACGATCCCGACTCCTGGCGGGAATTGACAGGCATCTATTCGCCGGTGGTGCGATTCTGGATCACGCGGGCGGGAATTCGCAGCAAGAGTGATGTCGCGGACATTCTGCAGGATGTGTTTATTGCGGTTGCAAACAATCTCAGAACCTTTCAAAGGGAGCAAGGAATCGCGAAGTTTCGCGCCTGGCTGAAAGCAGTAACCCAGAGCAAGATCAACGATCATTTTCGCGGTAAAGGAAAGCATCCCGACGCCGTAGGCGGTTCGGCGGCTGCGTTTCAATTGGGCAACTTGCCAGCAAAACAGAGCGAGGAAGAATCCGACGGCGCCGCAGAGAACGAATGGGAACAGCCGGAGAAAACCATCCTGACCCAGGCGGCGCTGGCTTCGCTGCGATCGGAATTTCGTGAGAATACCTGGAAGGCGTTCTGGCGGACCGCCGTCGATGGCTGCAATGCGACCGAGGTCGCCGATGAACTGGGCGTCTCCTCAGCATCGGTCCGAAAAGCAAAATCCCGAGTGCTCCAACGATTGCGTGAGGTCCTGGCCGAATTAGGCCTGGAATAA
- a CDS encoding serine/threonine protein kinase yields MPADCPSDQQLLDFCLGNCNVEMLDRVAEHLEACQLCEQRLQQLEEVPDGLLDRLAKEAPSAIAANIQELDQLLANVERNMPLQGSFVDVEEDADHQLSSTIDLGSDTHDGKKRPPTPPIAFDLPPIPNYEFLEFLGRGGMGVVVKARQVNLHREVAIKFPKRLPDEGDSDRFLREARAAGRLRHPHICPIYEVGECEGRPYLVMAYIQGGTLRAWSRQEHTMRESAEMVACLAHGVEFAHQQNVIHRDLKPDNVLVDAHNGMPVLTDFGLAKELDVQADAMTQTGQVMGTAAYMAPEQAAGRTSEVGRLSDVYSLGAILYELLCKKPPFTGPLGEVLRQVQTEEPTAPRRLTPSIHRDMETICLKALSKSPSARYASAGEMAEDLERFSRGESIVARRESLARRTIRHLKRQRQLYAISAILLIVAAMVVSFFGRTSILSTRKALVADLQRQLNDGVNLPPDQWRGNHIESLRSLNSQLDAIDPESRSQRQTDLEDSLARAIYLSFNESARIEPADEARIRNLLTILQEAAPTRAQELEAGLERRLQRPELVFELTRPVLPGDPSYQLEKHACRGNVELIAQFGAEWSKTSRVGLILNAGTRQQYEFLLSTLSELDAHQTSLTFDQSSGRGEPARLLIQRREGSSTVVLRDVAVDLAELRGKPLRMKAAREGQRLSLWVAQLEPVEFEDLFPANPTDHGVFSLVWSQPVPLLSVRAYRQTRPAASSPLLTGDLAFVDGDFDTALAEYRRQQVSADLDIRREVMFKQGLCHLHLKDPDSARNLFDSTISQRRSGDDSWAIRAACQLWLLELKLDNQDAAGKRFSQLRAMRQGLTFAALASLIPASDRSEILSRYGTTEDWLFFSPRTVENIERVRDVYQLLDTGESLQSAITAQLVKAYHMDGREEDARRLCEEALEHFHEMLQQHHGFAMVFLEQYGWLMHNQGEESCRQALQMIDRFMLDKQGDVRTPGWHWLLVERARLHAALGELEQADKDLQMFYSYRVFENDEYHVYLSAGLLHGFVKEAQGFPQEGVKVWKDTLLSEGYENKAIGSSFAPLVSRSIMAALTDQVTDREMDYLIDWLLGVVPRGSKLYLGLAMARWPISPVKSILRPVAQQMWQSETAREIARRVAFRTFSYRDYLYEPIYLGGLSLLQQKVFGGVASPLQQELCLTLMRDAHAAIAQDRRLRDHMQTIGELVLVNPSISTWDAIRPEFSDYPEIQAAISYLCGKRCQGRGMSEEAQAFFMAALETAPADSLAHQLTVAEVPE; encoded by the coding sequence ATGCCAGCTGACTGCCCCAGCGACCAGCAATTACTCGACTTCTGTCTGGGAAACTGCAACGTCGAGATGCTCGACCGCGTGGCGGAGCACCTGGAGGCTTGCCAGCTTTGCGAACAGCGACTCCAGCAACTGGAAGAAGTCCCCGACGGACTCCTCGATCGCCTGGCCAAAGAAGCTCCCTCGGCGATCGCCGCCAACATCCAGGAGCTTGACCAGTTGCTGGCGAATGTCGAACGCAACATGCCCCTGCAGGGTTCCTTCGTCGACGTTGAGGAGGACGCGGACCATCAGTTAAGCTCCACGATCGATTTAGGGTCGGACACGCATGACGGCAAGAAACGGCCGCCGACGCCACCCATTGCGTTTGACCTGCCGCCGATACCTAACTACGAATTCCTCGAATTCCTGGGACGCGGCGGTATGGGAGTCGTCGTCAAGGCGCGACAAGTGAACTTGCATCGTGAGGTGGCGATCAAGTTTCCCAAACGCTTGCCCGATGAAGGGGACAGCGACCGATTTCTCCGCGAGGCTCGCGCGGCCGGGCGACTGCGTCACCCCCATATCTGCCCGATCTACGAGGTGGGCGAGTGCGAAGGAAGGCCCTACCTGGTGATGGCCTACATCCAAGGCGGCACGCTCCGGGCATGGTCCAGGCAGGAACACACCATGCGTGAGTCGGCGGAAATGGTGGCTTGTCTGGCGCACGGGGTGGAATTCGCCCACCAACAGAACGTCATCCATCGAGATCTGAAGCCGGACAACGTTCTGGTCGATGCGCATAACGGGATGCCGGTGCTGACCGATTTTGGCCTGGCCAAAGAACTCGATGTACAAGCGGACGCCATGACCCAAACCGGCCAGGTCATGGGGACGGCGGCTTACATGGCGCCGGAACAGGCCGCAGGCCGCACCTCGGAAGTCGGCCGCCTGTCCGATGTGTATTCGCTGGGAGCCATTCTCTACGAATTGCTCTGCAAGAAGCCCCCGTTTACCGGCCCCCTGGGCGAAGTGCTGCGCCAGGTGCAAACCGAGGAACCGACGGCCCCAAGGCGTTTGACGCCCAGCATCCATCGCGACATGGAAACGATCTGCTTGAAAGCCTTGAGCAAGTCGCCTTCCGCTCGCTACGCTTCCGCAGGCGAGATGGCGGAGGATCTGGAGCGATTTTCTCGAGGCGAATCGATCGTGGCGCGACGCGAGTCGCTGGCCCGGCGAACGATCAGGCATCTAAAAAGGCAGCGGCAGTTATACGCCATTTCCGCCATACTGCTCATTGTGGCGGCCATGGTCGTATCGTTTTTTGGCCGGACGTCGATTCTTAGTACGCGGAAAGCACTTGTCGCCGACCTGCAGCGACAACTCAACGACGGCGTGAATCTGCCGCCTGATCAATGGCGTGGAAATCACATCGAGAGCCTGCGTTCGCTGAATTCGCAACTGGACGCAATCGATCCGGAAAGCCGCAGCCAGCGGCAAACCGATCTCGAAGATTCCCTGGCGCGAGCCATTTACCTGTCCTTCAACGAATCGGCCCGGATTGAACCGGCGGATGAAGCGCGGATTCGCAATCTCCTGACAATCCTGCAGGAAGCGGCGCCGACGCGAGCGCAGGAACTGGAGGCAGGACTGGAAAGGCGACTGCAACGCCCCGAACTGGTATTCGAACTGACCCGTCCGGTCCTGCCAGGCGATCCGAGTTATCAACTGGAAAAGCACGCCTGCCGCGGCAACGTCGAACTGATCGCCCAGTTTGGCGCCGAGTGGAGCAAGACGAGTCGTGTGGGGCTGATCCTTAATGCAGGCACGCGGCAACAGTACGAGTTTCTTCTTTCCACCTTGTCCGAGCTCGACGCTCACCAGACATCGCTGACTTTCGACCAGTCGAGCGGCCGCGGTGAGCCGGCCCGATTGCTGATTCAGCGTCGCGAGGGCTCCAGCACCGTGGTGCTGCGCGACGTAGCCGTCGACCTCGCGGAACTTCGGGGGAAACCACTGCGGATGAAGGCGGCGCGCGAGGGCCAGCGGTTATCGCTCTGGGTGGCGCAGCTGGAACCGGTCGAATTTGAAGACCTGTTTCCGGCCAATCCCACCGATCACGGGGTGTTCTCGCTGGTCTGGTCCCAGCCGGTTCCGCTGCTCAGTGTCCGCGCGTATCGTCAAACCCGACCGGCGGCGTCGAGTCCTTTGTTGACGGGAGATCTGGCATTCGTCGACGGCGATTTTGATACCGCGTTGGCGGAGTACCGCCGTCAGCAAGTATCCGCCGACCTGGACATTCGACGCGAAGTAATGTTCAAACAGGGTTTATGCCATCTGCATCTCAAAGATCCTGACTCGGCGAGAAATCTGTTTGACAGCACCATCTCGCAGCGACGCAGCGGCGATGATTCCTGGGCCATTCGTGCGGCCTGTCAGCTCTGGTTATTGGAGCTGAAGCTGGACAACCAGGACGCCGCCGGCAAACGCTTCTCTCAATTGCGAGCCATGCGCCAGGGTTTGACGTTCGCCGCGTTGGCTTCCCTGATTCCTGCTTCGGACCGAAGTGAGATTCTCAGTCGCTACGGAACCACGGAAGACTGGCTGTTTTTCTCGCCGCGCACCGTGGAGAACATCGAGCGGGTGCGCGATGTTTACCAGTTACTGGATACGGGGGAATCCCTGCAGTCGGCCATCACGGCGCAGCTGGTCAAGGCGTACCACATGGATGGTCGCGAAGAAGACGCTCGCCGCCTTTGCGAAGAAGCCCTGGAACACTTCCACGAGATGCTGCAGCAGCATCACGGGTTTGCCATGGTCTTTCTGGAGCAATACGGTTGGCTGATGCACAACCAGGGCGAGGAAAGCTGCCGCCAGGCTTTGCAAATGATCGATCGTTTTATGCTGGACAAACAGGGCGACGTGCGCACGCCAGGATGGCATTGGCTACTGGTCGAGCGCGCTCGCCTGCACGCAGCACTAGGCGAACTGGAGCAGGCGGACAAAGATCTTCAAATGTTTTATTCGTATCGAGTATTTGAAAACGACGAATATCATGTCTATCTTTCCGCCGGCCTGCTGCATGGTTTCGTGAAGGAAGCACAAGGATTCCCGCAAGAAGGCGTCAAGGTCTGGAAAGACACGCTCCTCAGTGAAGGTTATGAAAATAAAGCGATCGGGAGCAGCTTTGCTCCCCTGGTGAGCCGTTCGATTATGGCTGCTTTGACCGATCAGGTAACGGATCGTGAAATGGATTACCTCATCGATTGGTTGCTCGGCGTGGTACCGCGGGGCAGCAAACTCTACCTTGGCCTCGCCATGGCCCGTTGGCCCATTTCGCCGGTGAAATCGATACTGCGTCCTGTGGCTCAGCAAATGTGGCAATCGGAAACAGCCCGTGAAATTGCACGACGCGTCGCGTTTCGCACTTTTTCGTATCGCGACTACCTTTACGAACCGATCTATCTGGGAGGCTTGTCGCTGCTCCAGCAGAAAGTCTTCGGCGGCGTCGCGTCGCCCCTGCAGCAAGAGTTATGTCTGACGCTCATGCGAGACGCCCATGCCGCGATCGCACAGGACCGCAGGTTGCGGGATCACATGCAGACGATCGGGGAATTGGTCCTGGTCAATCCTTCGATTTCCACCTGGGATGCGATCCGTCCCGAGTTTAGCGACTACCCTGAGATACAAGCCGCGATTTCCTACCTCTGCGGAAAGCGTTGCCAGGGACGGGGGATGTCCGAGGAAGCCCAGGCCTTCTTCATGGCGGCCCTGGAAACGGCTCCCGCAGATTCCCTGGCCCACCAGCTAACCGTGGCTGAAGTACCCGAATAG
- a CDS encoding DsbA family oxidoreductase, giving the protein MTLNIDVISDVICPWCYIGKRRMERAIALAGREDVRVRWRPFQLNPTMPIKGISRKEYRSNKFGSWERSLALDATVAEAGQAEGISFRFDNIEKTPNTLNAHRLIWLADQEGVQDAVVETLFRAYFTEGQDLTSNSCLLDLASQGGLDRRRTEAFLESSDGLAAVQDEEDQARRAGVQGVPLFIINDSVVLSGAREPSAFLEAFRSLNAESPPNALPEVCDARPDGEPNC; this is encoded by the coding sequence ATGACTTTGAACATTGACGTGATTTCCGATGTCATCTGTCCCTGGTGCTACATTGGCAAGCGACGAATGGAAAGAGCCATCGCCCTCGCGGGTCGTGAAGATGTCCGGGTTCGCTGGCGTCCTTTCCAGCTCAATCCGACGATGCCGATAAAAGGGATTAGCCGGAAAGAGTATCGCTCCAACAAATTTGGCAGCTGGGAGCGGTCGCTTGCATTGGATGCCACGGTGGCGGAAGCAGGACAGGCCGAAGGAATTTCCTTCCGTTTCGACAACATCGAAAAGACGCCAAACACCCTCAACGCCCACCGGCTGATCTGGCTGGCCGATCAGGAAGGCGTACAAGATGCCGTAGTGGAAACGTTATTCCGAGCGTACTTTACCGAGGGGCAGGATCTCACCAGCAATTCATGCCTGCTTGATCTGGCGAGCCAGGGCGGGCTTGATCGGCGCCGAACGGAAGCATTTCTGGAAAGCAGCGATGGTCTGGCGGCGGTCCAGGACGAGGAAGATCAGGCGCGCCGGGCCGGCGTGCAAGGCGTGCCTCTCTTCATCATCAACGACAGCGTGGTGCTATCGGGGGCGAGGGAACCGTCGGCGTTTCTGGAAGCGTTCCGCAGTCTCAACGCCGAATCGCCGCCTAACGCACTACCGGAAGTCTGCGACGCCAGGCCGGATGGCGAACCGAACTGCTGA
- a CDS encoding TspO/MBR family protein, whose protein sequence is MTEKNPPTGRSRWFRQLAGLVVSIFVCLGAGGLGAIATTPEIKGWYATIEKPSWNPPDAVFGPVWTTLYLLMAIAAWLVGRSAGFRQTAAPLALFGVQLVLNVAWSWIFFGLHQPGWAFAEILFLWIAIALTTIAFFRSSRIAGWLMTPYLAWVTFASVLNFAIWQLN, encoded by the coding sequence GTGACCGAGAAAAATCCTCCGACCGGGCGTTCCCGTTGGTTCCGCCAACTGGCAGGACTGGTCGTTTCAATCTTCGTCTGCCTGGGAGCCGGCGGGCTGGGCGCCATCGCCACCACGCCGGAGATTAAAGGCTGGTATGCGACGATCGAAAAACCTTCCTGGAATCCGCCTGACGCCGTGTTTGGTCCGGTCTGGACCACGCTGTACCTGTTGATGGCGATCGCAGCCTGGCTGGTCGGGAGGTCGGCTGGTTTCCGGCAAACGGCCGCACCGCTGGCGCTGTTTGGCGTGCAGCTGGTTTTGAACGTCGCCTGGTCCTGGATATTTTTCGGACTGCACCAGCCTGGCTGGGCGTTTGCAGAAATCCTGTTCCTGTGGATCGCGATTGCCCTGACGACGATCGCGTTCTTTCGGTCGAGCCGAATCGCCGGGTGGCTAATGACGCCGTACCTGGCCTGGGTCACCTTTGCCAGCGTGCTGAACTTCGCCATCTGGCAGTTGAATTAG
- a CDS encoding aldo/keto reductase produces METTFLLGGDLPVHRLGYGAMRLCAQPGNFGRYPDWEAGKRLLRRALELGINFIDTAHAYGPSCNEELIGDALAPFPPGVVVATKSGVEKTAPDKVFADGRPEQLRRRCEESLRLLKVERIDLYQLHRPDPNVPLAESVGALAELRQAGKVRHVGLSNVTLAQIEEARGIVPIVSVQNRYNLLERADDPVIDYCAENQIAYLPWGPLAAQPFAPEAPLAGKANALAWLLQRSPNIIAIPGTTSITHLEENVAAAQTPLSDEEFAALSAPPPG; encoded by the coding sequence ATGGAAACGACCTTCCTGCTAGGCGGGGATTTGCCCGTTCATCGCCTTGGTTATGGAGCGATGCGTCTGTGCGCGCAGCCGGGGAATTTCGGCCGTTATCCCGACTGGGAAGCTGGCAAACGCCTGCTTCGCCGGGCTCTGGAACTGGGGATCAACTTCATCGACACGGCCCATGCCTATGGCCCTTCCTGCAACGAGGAGTTGATCGGCGACGCGCTGGCGCCGTTTCCGCCGGGCGTGGTTGTCGCCACGAAATCCGGCGTTGAGAAAACCGCGCCCGATAAGGTGTTTGCCGACGGTCGACCGGAGCAGTTGCGCCGGCGTTGTGAGGAGAGCTTGCGACTGCTCAAGGTGGAGCGTATCGACCTGTACCAGCTGCATCGACCGGACCCGAACGTGCCGCTGGCGGAGAGCGTTGGCGCCCTGGCCGAGCTGCGACAGGCCGGGAAGGTGCGGCATGTGGGACTGTCGAACGTGACGCTCGCCCAGATCGAAGAGGCTCGCGGCATCGTTCCGATCGTCTCGGTGCAGAACCGTTATAATCTGCTGGAAAGGGCCGACGATCCGGTCATTGACTACTGCGCCGAGAATCAGATCGCCTATTTGCCCTGGGGGCCGCTGGCGGCCCAGCCGTTCGCCCCCGAGGCGCCCCTGGCAGGAAAGGCGAACGCCCTGGCGTGGCTGCTGCAACGTTCGCCGAACATCATCGCTATCCCGGGGACGACTTCGATCACGCACCTGGAAGAGAACGTCGCCGCCGCACAGACGCCGCTGTCCGATGAGGAATTCGCCGCCCTTTCGGCCCCTCCGCCCGGGTAA